In the genome of Pempheris klunzingeri isolate RE-2024b chromosome 11, fPemKlu1.hap1, whole genome shotgun sequence, one region contains:
- the LOC139209703 gene encoding probable glutamate receptor, with translation MKNWKALLLCVAALTAWAVTADAKELSITTIKQDPYTMSRGSELEGYCIDLISELSKKLGFKYKLHMVKDNRYGAMDPSGNWNGMIGEIIRGEADLAVAPLTLTAVREQFVDMTTPFMQTGIGFILRKDLASEESDFSLLGPFSTNMWVGVLIAFLLTGLCIFLVSRISPTEWAEPDTEQHSFTLLHSFWYITGALTLQGAGPHPKALSGRLVSAIWWLFAVLLLACYLGNFSATMHSNNKHVSIKSFEDLANQDVIDYGTVEAGSTMLFFKNSNNPVYRRIHQHMERKKSYVSSMEEGVRRAQEGNFAFIGEAVSLDLAVARYCKLTRSQEVIAMRAYSIAAPLGSPLVKNLTVAILQLSESGELTYLREKWWASSCVGTDRDHSSEALQPHDLRGLFLLLGLGLGVGLLLALLELLSRARNQAKEGKKSCCSVLTSELNRRFGSRGDSSEQDTSDKSKA, from the exons GCAGGGGCTCTGAGCTGGAGGGCTACTGCATCGACCTGATCTCTGAGCTCTCCAAGAAGCTGGGCTTCAAGTACAAGCTGCACATGGTGAAGGACAACCGCTATGGAGCCATGGACCCCAGCGGAAACTGGAACGGCATGATCGGTGAGATCATTAGAGGG GAGGCTGACCTGGCTGTGGCCCCGCTGACCCTCACTGCCGTCAGAGAGCAGTTTGTGGACATGACCACCCCCTTCATGCAGACCGGAATTGGCTTCATCCTGCGCAAAGACTTGGCCTCTGAGGAGAGTGACTTCAGCCTACTTGGCCCCTTCTCCACCAACATGTGGGTCGGTGTGCTCATTGCTTTCCTGCTGACGGGTCTCTGCATATTCCTGGTGAGCAG GATCAGTCCCACTGAATGGGCAGAgccagacacagagcagcacagcttcACGTTGCTGCACAGCTTCTGGTACATCACGGGAGCTCTCACCTTGCAAG GTGCTGGTCCTCACCCTAAAGCCCTGTCTGGGCGCCTAGTCAGCGCTATCTGGTGGCTGTTTGCTGTACTGCTGCTGGCCTGCTACTTGGGCAACTTCAGTGCCACGATGCACTCCAACAACAAGCACGTCTCCATCAAGAGCTTTGAGGACCTGGCCAACCAGGATGTGATTGACTATGGCACAGTGGAGGCCGGATCCACCATGCTGTTCTTTAAG AATTCCAACAACCCAGTGTACCGGCGCATCCACCAGCACATGGAGCGTAAGAAGAGCTACGTCTCCAGCATGGAGGAGGGCGTTCGCCGCGCCCAGGAGGGAAACTTCGCCTTCATCGGTGAGGCGGTGTCCCTGGACTTGGCAGTGGCTCGCTACTGTAAACTGACCCGGTCACAGGAGGTCATCGCCATGAGAGCCTACTCCATAGCAGCACCTCTGG GTTCCCCACTGGTCAAAAACCTAACCGTGGCCATCCTGCAGCTCAGTGAGTCTGGTGAGCTGACATACCTGCGGGAAAAGTGGTGGGCCAGCAGCTGTGTGGGCACCGACAGGGACCACAGCTCAGAGGCCCTGCAGCCCCACGACCTGCggggcctcttcctcctcctgggCCTGGGACTGGGTGTCGGGCTCCTGCTCGCCCTGCTTGAGCTCCTATCCAGGGCCCGCAACCAGGCTAAGGAAGGCAAG aagTCCTGCTGTTCGGTTTTGACATCAGAGCTGAACCGGCGGTTTGGCAGCAGGGGGGACAGCTCAGAGCAAGACACCTCGGACAAAAGCAAAGCCTGA